From Nicotiana tabacum cultivar K326 chromosome 22, ASM71507v2, whole genome shotgun sequence, one genomic window encodes:
- the LOC107798100 gene encoding protein pns1, with product MGAVEPVVEEENGEKETKIREEEERDVEKGEMGSQQRGFQTQPPPPYQQPPLPATGSDNFNMSRMQRLSATNPLRLVMNAGTRVPPPYHHAPPPAAHHQHRSFPIPFQHRPSPSPSPPPPQPPSQHRPSPAPSQTRSTPTTTPQQPSVITLNSRSYTNKFSLFIFLLHMVAAIGLVGFLLFKGVQGILEAGEAQRKEKRLLKYFLPQVEAAALLSITLAFIWQKAMRVWPTFMIHFILWGSFILTLSAGILLICFQKPATDGVGVVFIMFAIGNGLYSCWVTPRIKFCTKILIKALEPVTKFRDLNRPTYITLFVGFLWMSMWILAVIGAINFYFPPLIIILLVLSMAWITEVMRNVVNLTVSRVIALYYLRGMQSSTQFCFQRALSVNLGSASLGSLFVPAIEALRIVARGLNLLEGEDEFMFCCAHCGLKIMDSIFKRGNGWAYVQIATYGKSFVKASQDTWELFEKREMETIVDSDMTSAICFLTGVCSGSICVIVVAAWTATVYPNFIATLSLLSAYIGYLLTRIAMALPHACVSSYYVCYAENPDNRCFDKSIIQDRLNLMKSDRDVIVPTPRSVPARFAR from the exons ATGGGTGCAGTAGAACCT GTAGTTGAAGAAGAAAATGGAGAAAAGGAGACTAAAATacgagaagaagaagagagagatgTGGAGAAAGGTGAAATGGGTAGTCAACAAAGGGGATTTCAGACGCAGCCCCCACCTCCGTACCAACAACCACCCCTACCAGCAACAGGCAGTGATAATTTTAACATGTCGAGAATGCAAAGATTGAGTGCTACAAATCCGCTTAGGCTTGTAATGAATGCAGGAACTAGAGTTCCTCCTCCTTATCATCACGCTCCGCCACCTGCAGCTCATCATCAGCACCGTTCTTTTCCGATTCCTTTTCAGCACCGCCCTTCTCCGTCTCCGTCTCCGCCTCCGCCTCAGCCTCCGTCTCAGCACCGTCCTTCTCCGGCGCCTTCTCAGACTCGCTCCACCCCTACCACTACCCCTCAA CAACCTTCAGTAATAACACTGAATTCAAGATCCTACACGAACAAGTTTTCACTATTTATCTTCCTCCTACACATGGTTGCGGCAATTGGACTAGTTGGTTTTCTTCTATTCAAAGGTGTACAAGGTATACTAGAAGCAGGGGAAgcacaaagaaaggaaaaaaggctACTAAAGTATTTTTTGCCACAAGTAGAAGCAGCTGCTCTACTTAGCATAACACTAGCATTTATATGGCAAAAGGCAATGAGAGTGTGGCCTACATTCATGATTCATTTCATACTCTGGGGTTCCTTTATTCTCACATTATCAGCTGGAATCCTATTGATTTGCTTCCAAAAACCTGCAACTGATGGTGTTGGAGTTGTGTTTATTATGTTTGCAATTGGCAATGGATTGTACTCATGTTGGGTGACGCCAAGAATCAAGTTTTGTACAAAGATTTTAATCAAAGCCCTTGAACCTGTAACAAAATTCCGTGATTTAAACCGGCCAACTTACATAACACTTTTTGTTGGATTCTTGTGGATGTCAATGTGGATTTTGGCTGTGATTGGAGCTATAAATTTCTACTTTCCACCTTTgattattattttattggttCTGAGCATGGCTTGGATTACTGAGGTAATGAGGAATGTGGTGAATTTGACAGTGAGTAGAGTGATTGCTCTGTATTATCTAAGAGGGATGCAATCTAGCACTCAGTTTTGTTTTCAGAGGGCATTGTCCGTGAATCTTGGGAGTGCAAGCCTCGGTTCTTTATTTGTACCTGCAATTGAAGCGCTGAGGATTGTGGCTCGTGGGTTGAATTTGCTAGAGGGTGAAGATGAGTTCATGTTTTGTTGTGCTCATTGTGGATTGAAAATCATGGATTCCATCTTTAAGCGTGGCAATGGCTGGGCCTATGTTCAG ATTGCTACATATGGGAAAAGTTTTGTGAAGGCATCACAAGACACATGGGAGTTGTTTGAAAAGAGGGAAATGGAGACAATAGTAGATTCGGACATGACCAGTGCCATTTGCTTTCTGACCGGAGTTTGTAGCGGTTCTATTTGTGTCATTGTCGTTGCCGCTTGGACTGCCACCGTCTACCCTAATTTCATCGCCACCTTGTCCCTCCTCTCTGCCTACATCGGTTACCTTCTG ACGAGGATTGCCATGGCTTTGCCTCACGCTTGTGTAAGTAGTTACTACGTATGTTACGCTGAGAATCCCGATAACAGATGTTTTGACAAGTCCATAATTCAAGATCGACTAAACTTAATGAAGTCTGATCGTGACGTGATTGTGCCCACGCCTAGATCAGTTCCTGCTCGATTTGCACGGTAG